In Plasmodium brasilianum strain Bolivian I chromosome 12, whole genome shotgun sequence, the genomic window TAAACTGTCATCTGTGCTGTTTGAAATAACGAACATCAAACTGAGGGATGAGGACAATTCAATTTTGTTGAGCGAGAATAGTTGGGAGGAGGGGAAGGCACACACCTTAGTGAATGGTACAAAGGATAAAGGAATTAGAAAAGGAAATGGAAAAGACAAAGGAGAAGACAAGGCtagagaaaaaggaaaagatcAAAGCACAGACAAAGACAGAAACAAAAACAAGAACGAAAACAAAGACAAAGAAACAAATAATGCACTCCTAACTGATTCtaatttaaataagaattatattaGATACTCTTCCTTATTAGTATGTATAGCTAATTTTTTGAAACCGAAAAATGAGGAGGAGATAGATTTTTGTGGCACTGAAGAAATTCAAGAATTtctaaaagtaaaatttgcagaaaaatattttctggACAGTATAAATACTTTAATGCAaccatattattttaaacttttaaaatatataaatttaaatcaCGATAATTATATTGTAATACATAAGTATGCTCGTAAGCAATTAAACAGTTTGCACACTCTTACAAATGAGCATGTgtgtgaaaaatatattatacctTTGTTTTACAAGTGGGGGCTACTTAACTCACTTGTTCATAAGCATATGCACTTTTTAAATGTGTCAGTTAGGTTTATCTCCACTCACACCTTTGGGGGGAGCATCGaaaataacagtaacaattCAAATGATAAAACGGAAAATTctataagaaaaaatgctTTTTCCCTAAAAATAGATGATACCGATGCGCTCGTAGATGTATCAAGTTTTCTAAGCAGTAGTTCAGTATATGACACAGAAGATGACATACAACATACTGAGCAGATTAATGAGAAGGAGAAATATTCAGATGgaaataaaggaaataaaggaaataataaaaaggtgtataataatgatgaacCTCATGGTAGTGGTAATGGTAAAGGAAACAGAGGAAGTAATAGTAAAATGGCTAGTAGCGCAAACGATGGAATAGACTACACAAAAAATGACATTATAGATAGgagcaaaaaaattaaagatatgTACCTAAATAATGAGAAAGAGCTTAATGCtttgatttttttatctcttattgttaagaaaaaaaaatatcattatttaatatttaaatcatATGCTGATATAACGTACaactttatttataaatttaattcttttcttttacatGTTTTCCAAAGGCTTTCACTAAATGATTTTACATTACCCTCTTATTTTATGTCAacatattatgaaaaaaataaggattCTAATTATATACAGCTAATTTTATGTGATGAAGTAAGAATAAAAGGGTATATGcagttatatatttctttttttttcctcttcaaTTCTTTTGATATACAAAACAATTACTCTTATGAATGGGACACACTAATAGAAAACACTTTACAGTCTATTCATTTAATAACttctataaaatttaaaaatgaaattcaAATTATAACAAGAAATATTCAACCAACACGAAGCAACAACAATAACGATGAGCAAGTCCAGGAGCAACGAAAGGAATGCGCATCCTACATAAGAAACatcattcattttatacTGTAACGATCTTTCCATCATGCTCCTTTTAGTTGTAGCGGCGAATGAGCGGATATACAGACAAGCAAACGAGCAATCTAGGCATATCATCATGCAGTCGTTATATGCAGTTTACGCTTGCATCACCACATAGATACAGTTTCTATTTGTTCTGACTCGTTAATGtgatatacatttttttttttcaactttttttatttcaggTATTTTCTTGACATGATTGAATACACCGTTGCTATGAAGAAGCTGTTTATTGAAGACATCGATTTTAACGATTTTGtaaaaaacttatttttattttgtaagtGCTATGAAATTGCAAATGAAAATGTGAAGGAGATTAAAATGGGGCAGGtggaagaaaaagagaagaacGAGAAAGCACCAGTAgaattatatttcaaaatatggCAAAGAATAAGTTCATTccttttgttcatattaaattttgattattttgaaaaaaaaactgaAATCAAGTTGATGATTATTAATacgttttttttgtttacatATGAGAACGTTCCTAAGAAGAAAATTGAAACGGTCGTAAAGAAATATTCAACtataattaaagaaaaggagttattttacaattttttaaaaaattttaaaaataataatgatgcaATAAACTATATGTATGAAAGtcaaataaaacatatacaaGACGTTCTAGATGGTGCACTATTGCACAAGGGTGCAGCAAAGAAGTAATATACCTACGGGGTATACacccatacatacatgtacacatatgcacaacccaacatacatatatatacatatatatatatatatatatatacctatgcATGCACtcaaaaaaaatgcacattCAAAGCATTCATTTTTTCGATGATGCCTACTGTGCGAAGGGGGAACGagcaaaaacataaaaaaatgaagaggtTACCTATTTAAGCTTTTCCCCTTTACCGAAACTTACTTTTTTGCAATTTGCAAGGATATACAAATGTCtatttgtacatacataaattgGCACTAACTTTTATGCGCCTATTTTTACTAAGTAAATATGCGTTAAAGGATATCATCCTTATTACAATTCCTGCATTTCAAAAAAGCGGAAAAGCACAAACGAATAGcataaacagaaaaaattttaaaaataataaacgcACAAATCAGAAAAATTTGTTAACATTTAATTTTctgtttttaattattgtGAGCATCTCTAAAATTACCTCCCTTGTTTTCATAAGTTTGTTTAATTTACTTGTttgtattttcatttctATTTGTGCAATATccttttgatatattttcttttttaatataaaattactaGCTAGATCACCCACTTCTTTGCCTAAGTCTTCACTCGTTTTGCTCACTTCGCTCTCtgcattttcatttaattcacTTTCAAACATATCATTGTCTAATTCGTAACTTACATTTTTGTTAAGTTCTTCCTCGAATATATTTTCGAATAAATTTTCACTTATACCTTggtttaatttttcatttgtctCATCGATTAAATTGTACGGACTGTCAATTTTGTCTCCATTCCAATTTCCTCTttctttacatattttactattttgaGGGGACTTTACTACCATCTTGCTCTTTTTGGTTTTATCAAAtgatttatcttttttaagaTTTAATTTACCCTTGTTTTTATTCtccattttaaatattaattcaaaTATAGGCCTTAAAAGGGAGAGTTCTATTTATTTGGCTTTTTGTTTGAGCATTTTTTCCTTGTACAGAACAAGTTACATATGTTTCTCTGACTGTAGTTCAAGTTTGTGCTTCGCATATGCGTTTTGCACACGCCTTGTGAATATGAGCTGTGATATTATTTTGTGGTATAACTCTATCATACTACTGAATTAGACCCgagtaatatataattgcaATAACATCTCAGCTTTTTCCAAAGGAATAAAGCAGCGCCCCTTATTttttacgtatgtatatgcgtaagtgcatatataagtatatgccCACGTATTAACTTTTTCCAGCTTCACTATTCTTTcgattttaaaattttccttttttaagaatataacATTGAAAAAATCATAATTGCACAACACGAAAAGAGACTGTCAAATGTGGCAATCatctcttttttaaattaaatggataaaatatgcaaacatatggatatatttgcttttgttaatttgttacaattaatttgttcatttattgggtcatttgttcatttgttcgttcgttcattcgttcattcgtttattcgttcattcgtttattcgtttattcgttcatttgtttattGGGTCATTTGTTTACTCGTTCATTCATTTGTTCAAgcacttatttatttattttatttattcttttttttttttgttgcgttacttatttttacttttgaacgcgtaaaaatatttctattagGTAACAGGCGTGTAGTAACATGCCTTTCGGTAATGTTTAGCACcgttaaatgaaaaaaaaaatgtaggggagtaacatacatatatttataatatgatataaatgatgagtaagtatatattatgcgtacgaatatatatgtacatattatgcatattttttcattcaacaaaataatatttttttttttttaaggcgTTTGCttgaaagaagaaaaaaaattgttccAGTTTGTTATACAACagtaaattaatattttataatgttcAGAATAAATTTGTAACTGAAGACTAACAATAGCTGCATCGTCATATTGCTAGCCTTCCCTGAATTGTTccatgcatatatgcataatttttgcgtatttaaaaaataaagtttaattcgttcaaattatttttgaatatacaACGAAGCGGATAACTCGTAGTTGAGCgaaaattttacaatatttgtTTTCTCTCGTATATggcatatattattatgtagaTCTATAtaaacgtatgtatatataaattcaggtttgtatatatatgtttatgtatgtatatatgcatatgtgtcgtatttttttgtataaaatatatattttacgcTTAATGCAAATGCGTATTTGACGTTCAGGCAAAGTGACGTTTGTTCAGAATACTCGTAAATCcatttttgaaattatatatgcgtttatatataatgtacatatatatatatatatatatgtgcgcaTAAACTGTATAGGCGTATACGTAggtaaatatacaaaattgtCAGAATGCAGAGAAATAtgtgtttaattttttaaatgagaaTAATTTGCAAATCTTTTTACCGAATCTTCgcttctttaatttttaccttgtttatattttgataattaAGATGGTGAAATCATACGACAGATATGAATTTGAAGACTGCTTCGGCATCGTTAATTCAAGAACGTCCAACTGTGTTTTCCTTAATTACAACAACATTTTATCTggtaaggaaaaaaaatgggataTAAAACTaagcaaaatgaaaaagaaaggaTATAACATGGGTCGTCAAAATATTGCAATAAAACTTTTGGtgcccccttttttttttttttttcccatttaataatgcattatgtatatatgtacgtacatcTGTATGTGTAGAGTATACCCCATTACTGCCATATCACTCGTGTTGCTGTTCTATTATTCCCATTTTCCCCAGTTCAATATCTCTGCGTACAGTATAGCTGTTTTTACATGCGgggatttatttattcatctGTTTACATGTTTAACTATttgcttatttatttactcacgtatttatgtacttatttatttacttatttacccattatcttttttacaGGACATGACGAATGTGTGAGTGTATGGAATGTgaatgaaaaggaaataaaaaaaaaattaacagttCCTTTTGTAGCTccttactattttttttcctatcaTGTAACATATATCTGtataaatgagaaaaataaaaatataatagcaGTTGGATACATGAATGGATCGATTAGATTATTTGATATAGAAGAGAATAGAATAGTGTCCACCTTTACTGGTCATACAGCAACAATATGTAAGTTAAAATTTAACAAGGATggtaattatttatgttctTGTAGTAAAGAtactaatattataatatggGATGTAACTAATGATAAaggaatatttaaattagaAGGACATAGTAATATTGTAACTGATGtcgaatttttaaaaatgagaaatgaTTATGTAGATGATTTTATTAGTaacaatttattaattagtGTTTCAAAGGATTGTTTAATTAAAGTATGGGAATTAAATATTCAATCATGTGTTCAGACAGTAGTAGACTGTGAAGAGGATATTACTTGCTTAATAGTAAATGAAACAAATACTAGGTTAATTATTGCttgtttctcttttttaagaatatacaaaatagatttgtattctaatataaaagataaatttacaaattgCATTGTTTATATTACCTTCTTAACTAGTATTAAGAGGACAAATAATTGCAGGATTTCTAGCATGAAAATGGTCTTCTGTATTGAACATGAAGCATATTTGGAGGAAGGGCAGAAGGACAGCTTTTTCCTCTCGTTGGATAATGACTGCCACGAAGGGGGAGCAAACGATGAGAGCGGCTTCAATGGCAACGATGGTAGTAGTGGTACTAATGCAAACTTCTGTCGTGGTGGAATCTGTGGGGGAAGAGAAGACGATGCAGTGAATGTATTAGCAGAAGACAAAAATACCCTTAACTTTCTGAATAACACCCTAAACCGCTCTGTTAAGTTTTGCAGCAGATCCAGCTACTGCTCAGAAGGGGATAACAGCGGAATACTCGTATGCTGCAcgaattcaaaaaaaatagaaatatataaaataaattctgtaaaaaatcaaaaaaaatcagaaaagaacaggaaaaaaagatatgtagaaaagttaaataaaaagaaaaaagcaatcataaaagagcaaaaaagaatagagaagtttaaaggaaaaaatgctATTGATTACAATAATTTACAACAAAAATTAGAAGAAATAGAACAAGAAAtagatatttataaaaagtacGAAATTCATACAGCAGATGATGAAgtcaaatatttattttatcacaACTGTAAATTTAAACTACAAGATATTGACATTTacaagaaaaggaaaaaggacaattatgtttatttccTCGTTTCATATAGTTCAAATCGTTTGCACATATTTCAGGTGAACCTTTTtgatattttgaataatagAGATATTTTTCTTGTTATGAACGAGGGACAAGGGTTGCAGGAAGGTATTTCTCCCAGGGGGGTAGAAGTGACTAGTGAGGGGAGGGAATGTAACAAGGGGGAGAAGGAGAAAAAGGAAGGGGATGAAGAGGAGGAGGAGCAGCAGCAGAAGCAGAAGCAGCAAATGTATGAGGAAGAGGAAGATAAGGATGAGAGTGAGAACGAGGCTGAAGACGAGAGTGGGGAAAAGAAGGGAGAAAATGGAGAAGATGTAATGCATGGCGCAAAGATTgtggaaaagaaaatatacgACTATTCCAAGTGCTTCAAAGAAATATGCGAAATAAATAAAGGGCATAATAGCTCAGTtgattttttgaaattatcAGAAAATAATGAGTTAATGATTTCGATATGTAAGAAGTATGTAAAAGTAtggaatatgaaaaattttcaaaatgttATAACAATTTGTTCTGAAGGATCTACTAGTGCTTTCTTTTTCCATAATGACGAGTATATAGTAATTAGTAATGATACTggatatatttatgtatatgaattaaaaaatattgaattaGTACATACGTATAAAGCGCATGCAAATAGGATTATTAATCTGTGCAAGGATTCGAGAAGTAATGGTTTTTTGTCAGTAGGCGAGGAgaactatttaaaaatttttgaatttacCACAGGTGAGAAACAAGTGAGTAACAAGAATAGTGAAGATCAAAGTGGAGAAGAAGGGGGAAATCCAAACTTATGGAGAAGTAAGAAAAGAACAGAAGATAGCGACACAGGGGAAGAAAACAGGGGAGGTATTAATGTGGGGAGAAAAAAGGGGGGAAAAGAAGGAGTAAGGGATGGTAAAAgggaaaaggaaagaaaactCGGAAGTAGAAGGGGAACCACTGGCAAAGAGGAGAACAAAATGGAAGATGAAACTGAGGAAGAAATGGAATTTGAAGCGGAGGACAAAATGGAATTTGAAGCGGAGGACAAAATGGAAGATGAAACTGAGGAAGAAATGGAAGATGAAGTGGAGGACGACATATGTGCAGTGATGTTCCATGAAAGGGAGTGTTACAACTTGACGGACAAAGTAAGTTGCGCTATGTATTCTCCTAATggaaaatacatatgtataggGTATCTAAACAATTTAATAGAAGTGTTGTATAGTGACACGTTAAAACTGCATTTAACATTATATGGACATAGTTTGCCAATTACGTGTATGGATATTTCGAAGGATAACAAGATATTAGCATCTGGTTCATCAGacaagtatttatttttatggaaTTTAGAATATGGTAGTATAAACAAGAGGTTGCATATAGATTGTGATGTATTAACGagaattcaatttttttatgaacataataatttaataagtaTATCAAGAGATGGATATATAAAGATGTGGGACTGCGTAAAATTTCAATGTATTTGTACTGTAGATGGGACTTTTGGTACTTTAACATCCTTAGTAATTAGTTCAACcgatgatttttttttaacttctgGAAATTTCAAGAGTATTAGATACTGGAAAAGAGGAGATGATTTAATATTCTTAGAAGAAGAAAGAGATAAAGAATTGAATTTACAAATAGAAAAGGAAGCACTTAGAAATGATTTATTATATCCATCTTCTGTAGAGAAAAATGTATTGCTAAATAAAGCTACAATTAAAACCATTGAAACTATTAAGTCATCAGAAAAATTGATAGAATATTTAGATATTATTGAAGAAGAATTGACTTTATTAGATAtctattacaaaaatttaacaGCGTATGAAgaagcaaaacaaaaaaatgaactcCCAGATTTTGTACAAGCACCAAATAAACCAAAACCTAGACCagaattattacataaaaatccATTTGAATTTATAATTGAAGTTATgtgtaatattaaaaataatatattaaatgaagtCTTAATATCTTTACCTTTTTCTTATGCTTATAAAttgttaaattatattaaaacgTATCTTATcgctttttacttttttcaaaaaattcaagataattacaaaaaatttatcgCATGTGGAAATTTTAATTTCCATGTAGAATATTCAATAAACATCGTTTTGtcaattataaatatttacagaAATCAGTTCTTATTCGACACCAAATTTAGATTCCTCCTTTATGAGTTGCATCAACTTATTACGCCTCATTTGAAAAAGTCAGTAGAGCAATGTTCCTTTAATCAGACGACTCTGgattttttgataaattcGTTGGACAACGACGGTTATGATGATGACAATGAGAGTGAAGATGATGTGAATGACGATGATGTGAATGACGATGATGTGAATGGCGATGATGTGAATGGCGATGATGTGAATGGCGATGATGTGAATGGCGATGATGTGAATGGCGATGATGTGAATGGCGATGATGATAACGACGTTATCGATGAACTATATCTGAATGCACAGTTGCAGAGGGATAATCTGTCTCGTTATAAACAAAAGAGAAGATCaaggaaaaattttaaagctGAAAAGGGGGTACGCAAGAAGTTACACATTAATGGATCATTAAGGGGGTCTGATGTAGCACGAAAAGCGGCAAATGAAACGGGTGGCGAGGACGACAAAGAAACAGAAGACGAGGAAGACGAAATAACAAACGGTGCGGAAGATGAAATAACAGACGGTGTGGAAGATGAAATAACAGATGGTGCGGAAGATGAAATAACAGACGGTGCGGAAGATGAAGATAAGTAATAATACTCGATCGAGGAAGAAATGGTAAAAGagcataaataaacaaatagtTAGATCAGGATGaagaacaaaagaaaataaaaatattgagcTTGGGGTTGTATTTAAAACATGGAAACTGCTTATGAGAAAAAGTCATGAAAGTAAAGATAAAAAACAGGGGACTTGAAAAACATTTACTAAAACGTGGGTTACACACAATATagcagaagaaaaaaaaaaaaaaaaatgtaaatgaaaaaaaaatcttagCCATTTCAAATTTGTTGAATATAGGAACATAAATTCACAcgtgaaattttttaagttttgtttttttacacATAAATGTGTtgttctttccttttttttttttttttttctgtataaacacatatttcctttttccatTTGCACATACGTACTCCCATTATTTCTTCCTGTTTCACATATAAACTCGAATTatattctcctttttttaaactcATTTTCGTTTCTTTTTCGTTTAACGTCATTTTATTGAGATTTATCTtattttgcctttttttattacttttattttacgcCTTTGACATTTTTGTGCTCaactttccttttttttttaattttttaattaaatgaaaatatatttccccCTTTTCCTCTTGCgcttaaaatgtattttatactATAATTGAAAGAGCACTGGGGTTAAATTGAaaacacacatatatttatacaacataagaaaatatatagaaaagtgtaaaaaaaacgttttttttaattatgttttattttgttaaatatagCATAAAAACTGCAGtgtgtttttgtttttttttttttcccttttatgTGTAGTgtacacttatatatataaatcaaaataattgATTAGAGAAGCATTTTTTCCAAATAGTGTTTTCGTTTCCATATATTGGAAAAATGAGCAATTTTCCAGggataaattgaaaaaaagaaaaaggaaaagcaTAAAGGCCAAgattaaagaaaagaataaagaaaaagaaaagaaaaagaaaaaaaaaaaagaaaagaaaagaaaaaaaaagaaaagaaaagaaaagaaaaagggaCGTGAACGTGGGAAATATGAATGGAAATCCCGTTTCTCGAACTGAGTAACATGACCCATACaagttttaaaatacattacCAATGGAACAAACAAAAGTGAAAACTTTAacgtgtaaaaaaaaatttgtacatTCATATGATAAATAATCGTTAAAAATTAGAACATGTCCAATAGCactattataattgttaaataatatatctacAAAAAGTAAAGcgaaataaagcaaaaataaagcaaagcaaaattaaatgaaataaaataaattgaattaaattggaagaaagaaaaaatataaaataaacggaaagtaaaaaaaaaaaaataaataataaaataatattttattaaattaaatgaagtacaataataaattgtactaaggacaaaaaaaaaaaaaaaaaaaaagaaagaggagaaggaaaatgaaaatgaaataaaagccaataataaacttaaaaaaataaaataaaataataaaaaagtaataaaatgaacgttataaaaaaaaaagaaaagtacataacttcaaaaaaaaaatattaaggaacattaaagaagaaaaatccTTAATAAacattgaaaaaaagaacaggAATGAAGAAgcatatttgaaaaaaaaaaaggatttttatatttaaatacgtaaaaaaatataaaaatacattccACAAGTTTACGTCAGTATATTAATAAACAAGCAATGAAGAGTAACCCATAAGAAGCAATGGGTAGGTACTATTAATTggacatttacatataataatatttattcccATTCAGCattatcaatttttaaattttgtataataattttgtataataattttgtataataattttgtataataattttgtataataaatttgtataataattttgtgtaataattttctttaataattttgtttaataaatttatttttttttttacttgtgtgtttttttttttcattttttttttttttatgagcctatatctatatcattatttagataagtaatattaatacaaaaCATGTATATGGTATTACTTGTATACGAATTCAGGGCTTCTTCCCCTCTTTGCTTATATTTCACAGCTTTGTAACGtagcaaataaataattttacagcGTCATAACTTCGTATCTACATAATTTTTCAGCATCATAGCTTCATCACTAAATTATTTCGAAGCGTTAAATCTTTGGAACTACAAATTTTTGTAAcgtcaaattttttaaacttcaaaattttgtaaCATCGAACTTTTGTAACTTCAAACATTTGCAACTTGACAACTTGGAGCTTGATCGAGGGAGGGACGAAATTTTTTagtatctttttattttccctttttgagaaaaagaattatatggtacattttttttttttttttttgagtgAGAAAAATTGACTCTTGAAGATTTGTCTGAAAGAAGATATATGATCATAAAAATGGATGTATCGAACTATGAGTATTTAAGATATCTAGGAATTCAAAATgagataaaaagaagaaaaatacataaaaatttaactaTATATCACTTAATAGatattgtaatattaatattattattttttagttgttataaatttagtataaaattttgttataaatatgaaaaggaaatattttataatttttataaatcgttaatagatttattttttttaaatattacaagAATAGTATATACCAtccttttactttttttttattcgagaataagtaaattaaatacattagaaaatgtatatgtgttcTCAAGGCATTTCACAGGGATTCTAGCACTCACGAATTGTATAAAGatgataaattttcattataatgtAAATCCAGATCAAAATTTTTCcaataatttgtatttaaatatagCTAGAGTGTctatcattatatatagtGTACTGTCGTCCATATATTTCTACTATTGTcagtataaattatataatgttaaGAAAAGAAACATAATAGCTGAAACGGAATTGGAAAGAATTTTACTCAGAGATATAAAATCCAAGAAGTACAAATTGTTCAATGGGGAACTAAGAAGTGACATACTAGATACAGATTGTAGTACCTTAAATAATGATACAATACCAATAgactataaaaatattacagatTTTAATTTATCGTATAGTAAGTTAAAAAACTCAGATGAAGTATTTAAGAATGTAAAAAGATGTAGAAGATGGTACAGAAAGAAATCTACTCAGATAGCGGACAATGTAATTGGaggaaaaaacataaatgaagctttgcttaaaaaaaaaaaaaaaattattcccatgaaaataatgatgaaGATTGTGCTTCTTTTAATgctaatataaattatttagaaaataaattaacataCAAAGAgtttaagaatattttgttaCCCTATTTATGGCCTAGTAGAAGAGTAGATTTAAAAGGAAACAGTTTAACGTTGCGAACTTATATagtgttcataattttatttatcattttatcaaaaatttttagtGTAATTTCTCCCATATATCTTGGTATAGCATCAAATGaggttttaaaaaaaaatatgacaaattctatttattttttggcATTATAtgtaacctttttttttatatccaaATTTTTGAAGGAAATGTGTGGGATATTATATTCACAAGTACAGCAGTCTGCATTTATCGAATTACAAGAATCAATATTTCAAagttttc contains:
- a CDS encoding hypothetical protein (conserved Plasmodium protein) — protein: MENKNKGKLNLKKDKSFDKTKKSKMVVKSPQNSKICKERGNWNGDKIDSPYNLIDETNEKLNQGISENLFENIFEEELNKNVSYELDNDMFESELNENAESEVSKTSEDLGKEVGDLASNFILKKKIYQKDIAQIEMKIQTSKLNKLMKTREVILEMLTIIKNRKLNVNKFF
- a CDS encoding U3 small nucleolar RNA-associated protein 12; this translates as MVKSYDRYEFEDCFGIVNSRTSNCVFLNYNNILSGHDECVSVWNVNEKEIKKKLTVPFVAPYYFFSYHVTYICINEKNKNIIAVGYMNGSIRLFDIEENRIVSTFTGHTATICKLKFNKDGNYLCSCSKDTNIIIWDVTNDKGIFKLEGHSNIVTDVEFLKMRNDYVDDFISNNLLISVSKDCLIKVWELNIQSCVQTVVDCEEDITCLIVNETNTRLIIACFSFLRIYKIDLYSNIKDKFTNCIVYITFLTSIKRTNNCRISSMKMVFCIEHEAYLEEGQKDSFFLSLDNDCHEGGANDESGFNGNDGSSGTNANFCRGGICGGREDDAVNVLAEDKNTLNFLNNTLNRSVKFCSRSSYCSEGDNSGILVCCTNSKKIEIYKINSVKNQKKSEKNRKKRYVEKLNKKKKAIIKEQKRIEKFKGKNAIDYNNLQQKLEEIEQEIDIYKKYEIHTADDEVKYLFYHNCKFKLQDIDIYKKRKKDNYVYFLVSYSSNRLHIFQVNLFDILNNRDIFLVMNEGQGLQEGISPRGVEVTSEGRECNKGEKEKKEGDEEEEEQQQKQKQQMYEEEEDKDESENEAEDESGEKKGENGEDVMHGAKIVEKKIYDYSKCFKEICEINKGHNSSVDFLKLSENNELMISICKKYVKVWNMKNFQNVITICSEGSTSAFFFHNDEYIVISNDTGYIYVYELKNIELVHTYKAHANRIINLCKDSRSNGFLSVGEENYLKIFEFTTGEKQVSNKNSEDQSGEEGGNPNLWRSKKRTEDSDTGEENRGGINVGRKKGGKEGVRDGKREKERKLGSRRGTTGKEENKMEDETEEEMEFEAEDKMEFEAEDKMEDETEEEMEDEVEDDICAVMFHERECYNLTDKVSCAMYSPNGKYICIGYLNNLIEVLYSDTLKLHLTLYGHSLPITCMDISKDNKILASGSSDKYLFLWNLEYGSINKRLHIDCDVLTRIQFFYEHNNLISISRDGYIKMWDCVKFQCICTVDGTFGTLTSLVISSTDDFFLTSGNFKSIRYWKRGDDLIFLEEERDKELNLQIEKEALRNDLLYPSSVEKNVLLNKATIKTIETIKSSEKLIEYLDIIEEELTLLDIYYKNLTAYEEAKQKNELPDFVQAPNKPKPRPELLHKNPFEFIIEVMCNIKNNILNEVLISLPFSYAYKLLNYIKTYLIAFYFFQKIQDNYKKFIACGNFNFHVEYSINIVLSIINIYRNQFLFDTKFRFLLYELHQLITPHLKKSVEQCSFNQTTLDFLINSLDNDGYDDDNESEDDVNDDDVNDDDVNGDDVNGDDVNGDDVNGDDVNGDDVNGDDDNDVIDELYLNAQLQRDNLSRYKQKRRSRKNFKAEKGVRKKLHINGSLRGSDVARKAANETGGEDDKETEDEEDEITNGAEDEITDGVEDEITDGAEDEITDGAEDEDK